Genomic DNA from bacterium:
TTTTATATAATTTTTTTATTTTTGTTTTTGATATTTAATTTTTCTTATGCAGGAGAGGTTGACATTTTAATGAAAAAGTTGATTGAGAAAGGAATAATTAGTAAAGACGAGGCAGAGCAAATAAAAAATGAAATAAAGAAAGAGAAAGAAAAGGAGAAAGAGAAATACGATTTTCTTAAAAATACAAAATTTTCAGGTGACATAAGAGTTAGATATCAAAATGAAGATATAGAAGGGAGTCCTGATAGAGATAGATATAGAATAAGGGCAAGATGGGGATTTAAAACAAAGATTTCTGAAAATACTGAAATAGGATTAAGATTGGCAACAGGAACTGGTGAACAAACTTCAACCAATCAAACATTTGGCGAAGCATTCAGTCAAAAAAGTTTTTGGTTGGATAGAGCATATTTGAAACACAATTTTAATGATTTTGGTTTAATTGCAGGTAAAATTGAAAATCCATTTTATACAACAGATATTATCTGGGATTCAGATATAAATCCTGAAGGACTTGCTTTTATCTACAAAAATCAAAAAGGTTTATTTATTAATTCTGGAATTTTTCCTTTGGCTGAATTTAAAAATTTAACAGATGACCCCTTTTTATATGGAATTCAATTGGGATATGGTAGTAAAATTGGAAATGAAGTAGAATTTAAAATTGCTACTTCTATTTATACCACAAAAAGTTTAAAAGGGAAAAAACAATCAGAAATTTCACCAAAATATGAGCCAAAGGGTAATACACTTGAAAGTAATGGTAAATATATATATGAATATAAACCATTTGATATTATATTAGAATTAACACCATTTAAAATTGCAGAAAAACCATTTACATTGTATGCTGATTACTTAAAAAATATTGAAAGTGGAGTTAGAGAGGATAAAGGATATCTTATTGGATTTTCTATAGGAAAATTAAAAGAAAAGAATGACTGGAAGTTTGAATATAATTACAGAAAAATTGATGCAGATGCTACATTGGCGATATTCTCAGATTCAGATATAAATGGAGGAGGAACTGATTTAAAAGGACATAAGATTGGATTTGTTTATCAAGTTAACAAAAATTCATCATTTGGTATAACATATTTCATAGGTAAATCACTTGGTGTAAATAGAACAGATAATAGAAATACACTTCAAATTGATTATTTAGTAAAATTTTAAAAAGGAGGAAAAGATGATAAAAAAAATATTTTTGGGATTAGTAATGCTTTTTGTAGGAATTGCAAAAGTTGAATCTCAGACAGAATTAGTGGGGGCAGGAGCAACTTTTCCATATCCTCTTTATTCTAAAATGTTTGATGAGTATTATAAAATTTATGGAGTAAAAATAAATTATCAATCAATAGGTTCAGGAGGAGGGATAAGACAATTAAAGGCAAAGACAGTTGATTTTGCTGGAAGTGACGCAATTTTATCAGATGAGCAACTTAAAGATTTTGATGATGAAATTTTACATATTCCAACATGTCTTGGTGCAGTTGTTATAACATATAATCTTCCTGTAGAAAAAGAACTTAAATTTACACCTGATATAATTTCAGATATTTACCTTGGTA
This window encodes:
- a CDS encoding putative porin translates to FYIIFLFLFLIFNFSYAGEVDILMKKLIEKGIISKDEAEQIKNEIKKEKEKEKEKYDFLKNTKFSGDIRVRYQNEDIEGSPDRDRYRIRARWGFKTKISENTEIGLRLATGTGEQTSTNQTFGEAFSQKSFWLDRAYLKHNFNDFGLIAGKIENPFYTTDIIWDSDINPEGLAFIYKNQKGLFINSGIFPLAEFKNLTDDPFLYGIQLGYGSKIGNEVEFKIATSIYTTKSLKGKKQSEISPKYEPKGNTLESNGKYIYEYKPFDIILELTPFKIAEKPFTLYADYLKNIESGVREDKGYLIGFSIGKLKEKNDWKFEYNYRKIDADATLAIFSDSDINGGGTDLKGHKIGFVYQVNKNSSFGITYFIGKSLGVNRTDNRNTLQIDYLVKF